Proteins from a genomic interval of Paenibacillus sp. RC334:
- a CDS encoding DUF896 domain-containing protein: MDIDSLVQRINELARKAKAEGLTEEETTERANLREIYLDNIRRNFRQQLDTIEIVDEDTSKGNGGLTH, encoded by the coding sequence TTGGATATAGACAGCTTGGTACAGCGCATCAATGAATTGGCTCGCAAAGCAAAAGCCGAAGGATTGACGGAAGAGGAAACAACAGAGCGCGCCAATCTTCGGGAAATTTATTTGGATAACATTCGCCGTAATTTCCGGCAGCAACTTGATACGATTGAAATTGTGGACGAAGATACGTCGAAGGGAAATGGTGGGCTGACGCATTAA
- a CDS encoding LysM peptidoglycan-binding domain-containing protein encodes MKYSTYQSIFPMNLEKIQNVRNERRAQLVRTISNSLLPKLLILVIVAWIAGAGVLTVFAAPSVSNEEVTKLIVQPGDTLWRIASTHKPERMDTRVYIEGIVRINGMEDRGVQAGQLLKLPHF; translated from the coding sequence ATGAAATATAGCACATATCAAAGTATTTTTCCAATGAATTTAGAAAAGATTCAAAATGTCCGGAATGAGAGAAGGGCGCAGCTTGTACGGACCATTTCCAACAGTCTCCTGCCCAAACTTCTTATTCTGGTTATCGTTGCCTGGATTGCGGGTGCAGGTGTACTGACGGTATTCGCGGCTCCTTCGGTTTCGAATGAAGAGGTGACCAAACTTATTGTGCAACCTGGGGATACATTGTGGCGGATTGCCTCCACTCATAAACCGGAACGAATGGATACACGGGTATATATAGAAGGAATTGTTCGGATTAACGGAATGGAAGATCGAGGAGTGCAGGCAGGCCAGCTTTTAAAGCTTCCGCACTTCTGA